Genomic DNA from Oscillospiraceae bacterium:
AACAATAACTCTCATAGTGATAGACTCCTTTTCTTATTTGGACAGTTCGGGTAAGCTTGCAGCCGCAATGGACTGACCAACTCTTCTTTCATATTCGTCGGGAATATACAAGTTTACTTTGTTTACCAATTCGGGGAATTCCTGACTTAATACTTCTTTTGCTTTTTCGATGATAATGTCGCCACCTTTACCGGAAGTAACACGACCTAAAATCTGCAGGTAGTTGATATCATAGAATTCGCTGTAGTATGCGATTGCATAACCGAAGTAAGTACCGATAGTTTCAAAAATCTGAACAGCTCCTTCATGACCTTCTGCCAAGTGTTTCTGAACCACTTTTAATTTTTCAGCTAAAGATAAATCTTCTGGCAGTTCAATACCTGCTTTGGGAGCCAATTTAATAACCGCATCCTGAGAGAAGTATTTACATCCGCAACCAAAGTCACCGGACCATTCATCAACCATAGCGTCAGTATTGTAGTCAACGGGAGCGAATGCCAGTTCGTTTAACCAACCGGTGATGTTACCGTTGGGATCAACATAACCAACCGCTTCGGAGGTACCCATTGCAACACCTAAGATAGAATTTTTGTTTAAGTGCATTGCACCTGCTAATGCAGCAACGTCACCGTCGTTTGCAACTGCAACCGGGATATCGCCTGCGATGTTTTTATAAATATCTTTGATTCTTGCGTTGAATTTGTCTCTCGGCACTTTGATAAACAAAGAAGCAACCATTGCACGGTTTGCAATGTAAACACCTGCAGAGGAAACACCGATTGCATCAACTCTGGGCATTTTGGATGCTGCTAAGTCGATTGCTTTCTGAATGTTTTCATAGTGATATTGGGGATCATCGTTTAATTTGGGCAACCAAACGATTTCTTCGGAGAAGATAACTTCACCGTCTACCACTGCAGAAACTTTCATATCACTTCCGCCTGCATCAAAACCGATACGGCATCCGTCTAAATGACGGCCGATGGAAACGGGATTGCCTTTTTCTTCGGGCATATTTTCGGTGTAGATTACTTCGAAAGGATTTTCGTAAACGCCACTCATAAAGTCAACGTCGAATTTACGTAACCCAGTTAAAGTATACGCATCTTTAATATATTCATATACATCTTTATCGCCATTTAAGTAAATTTTGAAGCCACCAACTGCCCACA
This window encodes:
- a CDS encoding ROK family protein, encoding MIKPILDQEFIPAIVYNRKFLETATRPLQIAVERENGLIYRYDTKIGEDKDANNFYVERLIKMLLWAVGGFKIYLNGDKDVYEYIKDAYTLTGLRKFDVDFMSGVYENPFEVIYTENMPEEKGNPVSIGRHLDGCRIGFDAGGSDMKVSAVVDGEVIFSEEIVWLPKLNDDPQYHYENIQKAIDLAASKMPRVDAIGVSSAGVYIANRAMVASLFIKVPRDKFNARIKDIYKNIAGDIPVAVANDGDVAALAGAMHLNKNSILGVAMGTSEAVGYVDPNGNITGWLNELAFAPVDYNTDAMVDEWSGDFGCGCKYFSQDAVIKLAPKAGIELPEDLSLAEKLKVVQKHLAEGHEGAVQIFETIGTYFGYAIAYYSEFYDINYLQILGRVTSGKGGDIIIEKAKEVLSQEFPELVNKVNLYIPDEYERRVGQSIAAASLPELSK